In Lautropia mirabilis, one DNA window encodes the following:
- the lptF gene encoding LPS export ABC transporter permease LptF, with protein sequence MIFRQSLRRDLNSVAGVMFATLFTILVTTSLIRFLNRATSDRIASSDILPLIAFNAIGFIPVLLVLTVFLSVLMVLARAWRDSEMVIWFASGQSLTAWIRPVMMFVLPYAAVVAAVTFVLSPWANQQIAELRERFNQREDVSMVAPGQFRESTSSNRVFFVESMSPDKSTVSNVFVVQHNGPRMVVVASRGGHVKIEENGDRFLVLEDGRRYDGTWGTPEYSLMEFLRYGVRLDPKPVNTQIESVRGMATPDLMQLSSPAARGELAYRVGLPISVFVIALLAIPLSFVNPRLGSSVNLVIGVLIYFTYSNLNSVVRSWITQEKLSFGVGVWLTHALVLGLALYMFRKRLTLPRFSFSKLVARLRGGKTA encoded by the coding sequence ATGATCTTCCGCCAGTCGTTGCGCCGCGACCTGAACAGCGTTGCCGGCGTCATGTTTGCCACGCTGTTCACCATTCTGGTCACCACGTCGCTGATCCGGTTTCTCAACCGTGCCACCAGCGACCGGATCGCCAGTTCCGACATCCTGCCGCTGATCGCCTTCAACGCCATCGGCTTCATTCCGGTGCTGCTGGTGCTGACGGTCTTCCTGTCGGTGCTGATGGTGCTGGCACGCGCCTGGCGCGACTCGGAGATGGTCATCTGGTTTGCCAGCGGTCAGAGCCTGACGGCCTGGATCCGCCCGGTGATGATGTTCGTGCTGCCCTATGCGGCGGTGGTGGCAGCCGTCACCTTCGTGCTGTCGCCTTGGGCCAACCAGCAGATTGCCGAGCTGCGCGAGCGCTTCAATCAGCGCGAGGACGTGTCCATGGTGGCGCCGGGGCAGTTCCGTGAATCCACCTCGTCCAATCGGGTGTTCTTCGTGGAATCGATGAGCCCTGACAAGAGCACCGTCTCCAATGTCTTCGTGGTGCAGCACAACGGCCCGCGCATGGTGGTGGTGGCCTCGCGTGGTGGCCACGTGAAGATCGAGGAGAACGGCGATCGCTTCCTGGTGCTGGAGGACGGCCGTCGCTACGACGGCACCTGGGGCACGCCTGAATACTCGCTGATGGAGTTCCTGCGCTACGGCGTGCGGCTCGATCCCAAGCCCGTCAATACCCAGATCGAGAGCGTGCGCGGCATGGCCACGCCGGACCTGATGCAGCTCTCGTCGCCCGCCGCCCGGGGTGAACTGGCCTACCGGGTCGGTCTGCCCATCTCCGTCTTCGTCATCGCGCTGCTGGCCATCCCGCTCTCGTTCGTCAACCCGCGGCTGGGCAGCTCCGTCAACCTTGTCATCGGCGTGCTCATCTACTTCACCTATTCCAACCTCAACAGCGTCGTCCGGTCCTGGATCACCCAGGAGAAACTGAGCTTCGGGGTGGGCGTGTGGCTGACTCACGCCCTGGTGCTGGGCCTGGCGCTCTACATGTTCCGCAAGCGGCTCACGCTGCCGCGCTTCAGCTTCAGCAAGCTGGTGGCCCGCCTGCGGGGAGGCAAGACGGCATGA
- a CDS encoding DNA polymerase III subunit chi, which yields MTQVDFHFNVPDTGRYGCRLVRKAWQAGHKVVVYCEDTRRLASFDRLLWEFAPLSFIPHVSVRHPLAERTPVLLTASDADVPASHRQVLVNLGERMPPAFADYARVVELVGTDAQSRQAARARFRSYREQGYTPLTHDVEERDGNR from the coding sequence ATGACCCAGGTGGATTTCCACTTCAACGTTCCCGACACCGGCCGCTACGGCTGCCGGCTGGTGCGCAAGGCCTGGCAGGCCGGGCACAAGGTGGTCGTCTATTGTGAAGACACCCGCCGCCTGGCCAGCTTCGACCGTCTGCTGTGGGAATTCGCGCCGCTGTCCTTCATTCCGCACGTCTCGGTCCGGCATCCGCTGGCAGAGCGCACCCCGGTGCTGCTCACGGCGTCCGACGCCGACGTGCCCGCCAGCCACCGTCAGGTGCTGGTCAATCTGGGCGAGCGCATGCCGCCCGCCTTCGCCGACTACGCCCGGGTGGTGGAACTGGTAGGCACCGATGCGCAGAGCCGTCAGGCGGCCCGCGCCCGCTTCCGTTCCTACCGCGAACAAGGCTACACCCCGCTCACCCACGATGTGGAGGAACGAGATGGCAACCGATGA
- a CDS encoding leucyl aminopeptidase, which produces MTLQFSLKTTAAEKLRTQCLVLPVQAGRLTPTGAAIDARLDNALSAILKAGDLGKKPGSTQLVPPSVKGLPRILLVSMGHEDTIKAPRFAEAVRSAFRAVLASPATDAFCCLHEAHVELRELPWRVGQIVLAAREVRYRFDDYKSKPEAAPALKDVVLGVESAADQKALAPRVARMSDLADGIDTARDLGNQPPNVCHPSFLASQAQKLGRQLKLKVEVLDQKQMASLGMGALLAVAQGSAQPPKLIVMHYRGAGARQAPVVLVGKGITFDTGGISLKPAADMDEMKYDMSGAGSVFGTLQAVAQMKLKINLTVIIAAAENMPSGSAARPGDIVTTMSGQTVEILNTDAEGRLVLCDALTYAERFKPVAVIDVATLTGACVIALGHQRAGLFSNDDALSAQIQAAGDDSGDTCWPMPMDDAYNEQLRSPFADMGNIGGRPAGAITAACYLSRFAKAYSWAHLDVAGVAWRSGANKGSTGRPVALLTHFLMDRAG; this is translated from the coding sequence ATGACGCTGCAGTTCTCCCTCAAGACCACCGCTGCCGAGAAACTCCGCACCCAGTGCCTGGTGCTGCCCGTGCAGGCCGGCAGGCTCACGCCCACTGGTGCGGCCATCGACGCCCGCCTGGACAACGCGCTCTCGGCCATCCTGAAGGCCGGCGACCTGGGCAAGAAGCCCGGTTCCACGCAACTGGTGCCCCCCAGCGTCAAGGGTCTGCCGCGCATCCTGCTGGTCTCGATGGGCCATGAAGACACCATCAAGGCCCCCCGTTTTGCCGAGGCCGTGCGCAGCGCCTTCCGTGCCGTGCTGGCTTCGCCCGCCACCGACGCCTTCTGCTGCCTGCACGAGGCCCACGTCGAACTGCGCGAGCTGCCCTGGCGCGTCGGCCAGATCGTGCTGGCCGCCCGTGAGGTGCGCTACCGCTTCGACGATTACAAGAGCAAGCCCGAAGCCGCCCCGGCCCTGAAGGACGTGGTGCTGGGCGTGGAAAGCGCCGCCGACCAGAAGGCCCTGGCGCCCCGCGTGGCGCGCATGTCCGACCTGGCCGACGGCATCGACACCGCCCGTGATCTGGGCAACCAGCCGCCCAACGTCTGCCACCCGTCCTTCCTGGCCAGCCAGGCCCAGAAGCTGGGCCGCCAGCTCAAGCTCAAGGTCGAGGTGCTGGATCAGAAACAGATGGCTTCGCTGGGCATGGGTGCCCTGCTGGCCGTGGCGCAGGGCTCGGCCCAGCCGCCCAAGCTCATCGTCATGCACTACCGTGGCGCCGGCGCACGCCAGGCCCCGGTCGTCCTGGTGGGCAAGGGCATCACCTTCGACACGGGCGGCATCTCGCTCAAGCCCGCTGCCGACATGGACGAGATGAAGTACGACATGTCCGGCGCAGGCTCGGTGTTCGGCACCCTGCAGGCCGTGGCGCAGATGAAGCTCAAGATCAACCTGACGGTGATCATCGCGGCTGCCGAGAACATGCCTTCGGGTTCGGCCGCCCGCCCGGGCGACATCGTCACCACGATGTCGGGCCAGACGGTCGAGATCCTCAACACCGACGCCGAGGGCCGGCTGGTGCTGTGCGACGCCCTCACCTACGCCGAGCGCTTCAAGCCGGTGGCGGTCATCGACGTGGCCACGCTCACCGGTGCCTGCGTCATCGCCCTGGGCCATCAGCGGGCCGGCCTCTTCTCGAATGACGACGCCCTGTCAGCGCAGATCCAGGCCGCTGGCGACGATTCCGGCGACACCTGCTGGCCCATGCCGATGGACGACGCCTACAACGAGCAGCTGCGCTCGCCCTTTGCCGACATGGGCAACATCGGTGGCCGCCCGGCCGGCGCCATCACGGCTGCCTGCTACCTGTCGCGCTTTGCCAAGGCCTATTCGTGGGCGCACCTGGACGTGGCGGGCGTGGCCTGGCGCTCTGGAGCCAACAAGGGCTCCACGGGTCGTCCGGTGGCACTGCTCACCCACTTCCTGATGGATCGCGCAGGCTGA
- the lptG gene encoding LPS export ABC transporter permease LptG gives MKLMARYLTREIAGGIMAVLLGFLGLFAFFDLINELDDIGQGGYRLPQAVLYVLLGLPSHIYELMPVAALIGCIYALAQFAQNSEFTAMRAAGMSRQLALRGVLVLGVLLAVLTAVAGEWIAPMAEQRAQQLRMDVLGKGSGVGAFRSGLWLKDSVRGPDGQRLQTRFVNIGTLEADGGLSKVAIHEFDTDFRLTAVIHAEHGRYQPAHNGQASSWRLEGVETTRFNVSRTQTGYDALHAAVERRPETVWVSDLNPALLSVLAIAPDRMSALALWRYTSHLKENAQNANRYELALWKKVVYPLAIIVMLMLALPFGYLQVRAGGIGLKLFFGISLGVGFYIMNGLFSNLGLINTWPPWLAVSIPSILFLALALVMLNRVGRT, from the coding sequence ATGAAGCTGATGGCCCGCTACCTCACCCGCGAGATTGCCGGCGGCATCATGGCCGTGCTGCTGGGCTTTCTGGGGCTCTTTGCCTTCTTCGACCTCATCAACGAACTGGACGACATCGGCCAGGGCGGCTACCGGCTGCCGCAGGCCGTGCTGTACGTGCTGCTGGGCCTGCCCAGCCACATCTACGAGCTGATGCCCGTGGCCGCGCTGATTGGCTGCATCTACGCGCTGGCCCAGTTTGCCCAGAACTCCGAATTCACCGCCATGCGTGCGGCCGGCATGAGTCGCCAGCTGGCGCTGCGCGGCGTGCTGGTGCTGGGCGTGCTGCTGGCCGTGCTGACCGCCGTGGCCGGTGAGTGGATCGCCCCGATGGCCGAACAGCGTGCCCAGCAGCTGCGCATGGACGTGCTGGGCAAGGGCTCGGGCGTGGGCGCCTTCCGCTCCGGCCTGTGGCTGAAGGACAGCGTGCGTGGCCCCGATGGCCAGCGCCTTCAGACCCGCTTCGTCAACATCGGTACCCTGGAAGCCGACGGCGGCCTGAGCAAGGTGGCCATCCACGAATTCGACACCGACTTCCGGCTGACGGCCGTCATTCACGCCGAGCATGGCCGCTATCAGCCGGCGCACAACGGTCAGGCCAGCAGCTGGCGACTGGAAGGCGTGGAGACCACCCGCTTCAACGTCTCCCGCACCCAGACGGGTTACGATGCCCTGCATGCCGCCGTGGAGCGCCGGCCCGAGACCGTCTGGGTCTCGGACCTGAACCCGGCGCTGCTGTCGGTGCTGGCCATCGCCCCAGACCGCATGTCGGCCCTGGCCCTGTGGCGCTACACCTCGCACCTGAAGGAAAACGCCCAGAATGCCAACCGCTACGAACTGGCCCTGTGGAAGAAAGTGGTCTACCCGCTGGCCATCATCGTCATGCTGATGCTGGCGCTGCCCTTCGGCTACCTGCAGGTTCGTGCCGGCGGCATCGGCCTGAAGCTCTTCTTCGGCATCTCGCTGGGCGTGGGCTTCTACATCATGAACGGCCTCTTCTCCAACCTGGGCCTCATCAACACTTGGCCGCCCTGGCTGGCCGTCAGCATCCCGTCCATCCTGTTCCTGGCGCTGGCCCTGGTGATGCTGAACCGCGTGGGACGGACCTGA
- a CDS encoding valine--tRNA ligase translates to MTNAAAPADSAQDQLPKSFEPAPIEARWYPLWESRGYFANRPAPGTDAAGTASAQPASDTAYCIQLPPPNVTGTLHMGHAFQQTLMDTLIRYHRMLGKDTNWVVGSDHAGIATQIVVERQLAAEGKSRYDLPREQFIERVWAWKNESGGAISKQMRRLGDSANWEYADSLGTHSGYFTMDPKLSTAVAEVFVRLYEAGLIYRGKRLVNWDPVLRTAVSDLEVDMTERDGHLWHIRYPFADGPQKAADGTELPGLTVATTRPETLLGDVAVAVHPDDERYRHLHGKMLTLPLTGRQIPIIADTYVDPEFGSGCVKITGAHDFNDYEVAMRHNLPLIVVLDLQANMAGDAVPEAYRGLNRYEARDRMVADLDAAGLLVNTVKHRNMVPVCGRSGEVVEPMLTDQWFVDQTRETQPDGRPGGMAAITRPALEAVTSGRIRFFPEHWASTYDHWLSNIHDWCISRQLWWGHRIPAWYSEDGQLFVARNEEEARQKADAAGCTGPLTQDPDVLDTWFSSALVPFTSLGWPADDAQTRADLARYLPSDVLVTGNDIIFFWVARMVMMTQYFTGKVPFKDIYINAIVRDSEGQKMSKSKGNTLDPLDLIDGIELDALLAKSVRGLMRADHKARIEKYVKKHFPDGIPAFGTDALRFTFASLANFSRTLNFDISRCEGYRNFCNKLWNATRFVLMNVEGHDNGFARPCKKDCGPGQFMDFSPVDRWIVSELQRTEAEVAKALAEYRFDLAANAIYGFVWNSYCDWYLELAKVELNHEDPAQRRGARHTLLRVLEAVLRLAHPLIPFITEELWQKVAPLTHSYGDGGVQTLEGEALQQALAERRHSIMLQPYPQANDTRIDENADAWMTELRALIDACRALRGEMNLGPQQRVPLLIASDDARIDQMLPYLPGLARLSSAERVASLPENTLAPVQVVGNHRLMLKVEIDVAAEKARLDKEIARLHAEIGKANGKLSSPNFVERAPAAVVEQERQRLAQFGAMLEKVQGQRAKLG, encoded by the coding sequence ATGACCAACGCTGCTGCCCCTGCGGATTCCGCCCAGGACCAACTGCCCAAGAGTTTCGAGCCGGCGCCCATCGAGGCGCGCTGGTATCCCCTGTGGGAATCGCGCGGCTACTTCGCCAACCGGCCGGCCCCGGGCACCGACGCCGCCGGCACGGCATCCGCCCAGCCGGCCAGCGACACCGCCTACTGCATCCAGCTGCCGCCGCCCAACGTCACCGGCACGCTGCACATGGGCCATGCGTTCCAGCAGACGCTGATGGACACCCTCATCCGCTATCACCGGATGCTGGGCAAGGACACCAACTGGGTGGTGGGCAGCGACCACGCCGGCATCGCCACGCAGATCGTCGTCGAGCGCCAGCTGGCCGCCGAGGGCAAATCGCGCTACGACCTGCCGCGTGAGCAGTTCATCGAGCGCGTCTGGGCCTGGAAGAACGAATCGGGCGGCGCCATCAGCAAGCAGATGCGCCGGCTGGGCGACTCGGCCAACTGGGAATACGCCGACAGCCTGGGCACGCATTCCGGCTACTTCACCATGGACCCGAAACTGTCCACGGCCGTGGCCGAAGTCTTCGTGCGCCTGTATGAAGCCGGCCTCATCTACCGCGGCAAGCGGCTGGTGAACTGGGATCCGGTGCTGCGCACGGCCGTCTCCGACCTGGAAGTGGACATGACCGAGCGTGATGGCCACCTCTGGCACATCCGCTACCCCTTCGCCGACGGCCCCCAGAAGGCTGCTGACGGCACCGAACTGCCGGGCCTGACGGTGGCCACCACCCGCCCCGAGACCCTGCTGGGCGACGTGGCCGTGGCCGTACATCCCGATGACGAGCGCTACCGCCACCTGCACGGCAAGATGCTGACCCTGCCGCTCACCGGTCGTCAGATCCCCATCATTGCCGACACCTACGTCGATCCCGAATTCGGCAGCGGCTGCGTGAAGATCACCGGCGCCCACGACTTCAACGACTACGAAGTGGCCATGCGCCACAACCTGCCGCTGATCGTCGTGCTCGACCTGCAGGCCAACATGGCGGGCGACGCCGTGCCCGAAGCCTACCGGGGCCTGAACCGCTACGAGGCCCGCGATCGCATGGTCGCCGACCTGGACGCCGCCGGCCTGCTGGTGAACACCGTCAAGCACCGCAACATGGTGCCCGTCTGCGGCCGTTCCGGCGAAGTGGTCGAGCCCATGCTGACCGACCAGTGGTTCGTGGACCAGACCCGCGAGACGCAGCCCGACGGCCGCCCCGGTGGCATGGCCGCCATCACCCGCCCGGCGCTGGAAGCCGTCACCTCCGGCCGCATCCGCTTCTTCCCCGAGCACTGGGCATCCACCTACGACCACTGGCTCTCCAACATCCATGACTGGTGCATCTCGCGCCAGCTGTGGTGGGGACACCGGATCCCCGCCTGGTACAGCGAGGATGGGCAGCTCTTCGTGGCCCGCAACGAGGAAGAGGCCCGCCAGAAGGCTGACGCCGCCGGCTGCACCGGCCCGCTCACCCAGGACCCCGACGTGCTCGACACGTGGTTCTCGTCGGCCCTGGTGCCCTTCACCTCGCTGGGCTGGCCCGCCGACGACGCCCAGACCCGCGCCGACCTGGCCCGCTACCTGCCCTCCGACGTGCTGGTCACCGGCAACGACATCATCTTCTTCTGGGTGGCCCGGATGGTGATGATGACCCAGTACTTCACCGGCAAGGTGCCCTTCAAGGACATCTACATCAACGCCATCGTGCGCGATTCCGAAGGCCAGAAGATGTCCAAGTCCAAGGGCAACACCCTGGACCCGCTCGACCTCATCGACGGCATCGAGCTCGACGCCCTGCTGGCCAAGTCCGTGCGCGGCCTCATGCGCGCCGACCACAAGGCCCGCATCGAGAAGTACGTCAAGAAGCACTTCCCCGACGGCATCCCCGCCTTCGGTACCGACGCCCTGCGCTTCACCTTCGCGTCGCTGGCCAACTTCTCGCGCACCCTCAACTTCGACATCAGCCGCTGCGAGGGCTACCGCAACTTCTGCAACAAGCTCTGGAACGCCACCCGCTTCGTGCTGATGAACGTCGAAGGCCATGACAACGGCTTCGCCCGGCCCTGCAAGAAGGACTGCGGTCCCGGCCAGTTCATGGACTTCAGCCCGGTCGACCGCTGGATCGTTTCCGAACTGCAGCGCACCGAGGCCGAAGTGGCCAAGGCCCTGGCCGAGTACCGCTTCGACTTGGCCGCCAACGCCATCTACGGCTTCGTCTGGAACAGCTACTGCGACTGGTACCTGGAACTGGCCAAGGTCGAACTGAACCACGAGGACCCCGCCCAGCGCCGTGGCGCCCGCCACACCCTGCTGCGCGTGCTGGAAGCCGTCCTGCGGCTGGCCCACCCCCTCATCCCGTTCATCACCGAGGAACTGTGGCAGAAGGTGGCCCCGCTCACCCACAGCTACGGCGACGGCGGCGTGCAGACCCTGGAAGGCGAAGCCCTGCAACAGGCCCTGGCTGAGCGCCGCCACTCCATCATGCTGCAGCCCTACCCGCAGGCCAACGACACCAGGATCGACGAGAACGCCGACGCCTGGATGACCGAGCTGCGCGCCCTGATCGACGCCTGCCGGGCCCTGCGCGGCGAGATGAACCTGGGCCCGCAGCAGCGCGTGCCCCTGCTCATCGCCAGCGACGACGCCCGCATCGACCAGATGCTGCCCTACCTGCCCGGCCTGGCACGCCTGTCCAGCGCCGAGCGCGTGGCCAGCCTGCCCGAGAACACCCTGGCCCCCGTCCAGGTCGTCGGCAACCACCGCCTCATGCTGAAGGTGGAAATCGACGTGGCCGCCGAAAAGGCCCGACTGGACAAGGAGATCGCCCGCCTGCATGCCGAAATCGGCAAGGCCAACGGCAAGCTCTCCAGCCCCAACTTCGTCGAACGCGCCCCCGCCGCCGTGGTCGAGCAGGAGCGCCAGCGCCTGGCGCAGTTCGGCGCCATGCTGGAGAAGGTGCAGGGACAGCGGGC